A single Rhopalosiphum padi isolate XX-2018 chromosome 4, ASM2088224v1, whole genome shotgun sequence DNA region contains:
- the LOC132930602 gene encoding androgen-dependent TFPI-regulating protein-like, with amino-acid sequence MSVYPILLHAGACLWYVFFWNNFLVNGKDQKESDWDPRYRDIHEMGTRFLTNWNLFMQTLFFVGCLFHDLMKLLNGPDWLKLGSKFQTLLSLSFSSVLLPTGIFVSVTFWVMYAYDREIIYPKIVDSYIPYWQNHGMHTTILPLILTELFTTRHKFPSVTASMVIYLGFGVCYGVVFLATYVEKGRWVYPLFGLFSLPISLAIMIVLFLKLMSFLFVGIFIQNMYWGKEEKKRYRKPFKKSS; translated from the exons ATGTCCGTTTATCCAATACTGTTGCATGCAGGGGCATGCTTGTGGTATGTTTTCTTTTGGAACAACTTTTTAGTCAATGGCAAGGATCAAAAAGAAAGTGATTGGGATCCTAGGTACCGAGACATACATGAGATGGGAACTAGGTTTCTCACCAATTGGAATCTA tttatGCAGACGTTGTTCTTTGTTGGTTGTTTATTTcatgatttaatgaaattattaaacggTCCTGACTGGTTGAAATTAGGTTCGAAATTTCAAACTTTACTCTCATTGAGTTTTTCGTCGGTATTGCTGCCAACTGGAATT TTCGTGAGTGTCACATTTTGGGTAATGTATGCTTATGATCGTGAAATTATCTACCCAAAAATAGTTGACAGTTATATACCTTATTGGCAAAATCATGGAATGCACACAACTATTTTACCACTAATATTGACCGAATTATTTACTACCCGACATAAGTTCCCTTCAGTCACAGCTTCAATGGTGATATATTTGGGATTTGGAGTTTGTTACGGAGTCGT ttttttggCAACATATGTGGAAAAAGGACGTTGGGTATACCCCCTATTCGGCCTATTTAGTTTACCAATTTCATTGGCTAttatgattgttttatttttaaaactaatgtcatttttatttgtcGGTATATTCATCCAAAACATGTACTGGG gaAAAGAAGAAAAGAAGCGATACCGAAAACCTTTTAAGAAATCATCCTAA
- the LOC132930274 gene encoding uncharacterized protein LOC132930274, with protein sequence MMNKLRAEEVVVNLELMKRSMIYHIFNPNGSKIFNCNRLLFFLYGVFLNSIFVYSASGFFVEMEDTLTYIDFSVIIFVMINFFLCSWRFCIFLYNFEIIYDLFNVSRFNFFKSKHCCKNINVLFGYRDRTIKITNYVFVFSTTVMLQWILYPLVLIAFTTPEDENIRQQNIMNLRYPVSTHNYNQYYFIFYFMEVILALFTMYAMILPDILLISWCWAIIAQQEVLTQAFKSIGLEDNSQIAYYEDFKSILVDQLQLNLKIKSFYSVVRPVILTYVAIISTCFIIVTYVLIVVCLSKESHPILIIVKLGTSALYICLHLFLYCYLFDRMNIKLQSVNTSIYSCDWTKMDIKFKKLLFLTMQMNNANTLIIKASPTKIVNLQLFANIITMSYNIVSVMLKTTS encoded by the exons ATGATGAACAAATTAAGAGCTGAAGAAGTTGTCGTTAACTTGGAGTTGATGAAACGATCCATGATCTATCACATATTTAATCCGAACGGTTCAAAGATTTTCAATTGTAACCGTctactattttttctttatgGAGTATTTTTGAACAGCATTTTCGTTTACAGTGCTTCAGGCTTTTTTGTCGAGATGGAAGATACTTTGACTTACATTGATTTCTCTGTTATTATATTcgttatgattaatttttttttatgctcttggaggttttgcatttttttgtataactttgaaataatttatgacttGTTTAACGTTTCACGGTTTAATTTTTTCAAGAGCAAacattgttgtaaaaatataaatgttcttTTCGGCTATCGAGACAGAACGATTAAAATCACCAATTACGTTTTCGTATTCTCAACAACAGTGATGTTACAGTGGATATTATATCCTCTCGTGCTCATTGCGTTTACAACACCCGAAGACGAAAATATCCGCCAACAAAACATTATGAACTTGCGTTATCCTGTATCTACCCacaattacaatcaatattatttcatattttattttatggaagtAATATTAGCATTATTTACCATGTATGCAATGATCTTGCCAGACATACTGTTAATTTCTTGGTGTTGGGCTATAATTGCTCAACAGGAGGTCCTCACTCAAGCGTTCAAATCCATTGGACTCGAAGATAACTcacaaatag CATATTATgaagattttaaatcaattcTGGTTGATCAATTACAACTTAATCT gaaaattaaatcattttattcagTTGTGCGGCCTGTTATTTTAACATACGTTGCTATTATATCAACATGTTTCATAATAGTAACTTATGTGTTAATTGTG GTTTGCTTGTCAAAGGAATCACATCCAATTCTCATCATTGTCAAGCTCGGGACATCAGCTCTGTATATATGCTTACACTTAtttctatattgttatttatttgacagaatgaatattaaa CTACAATCCGTTAATACTAGCATATATTCTTGTGATTGGACGAAAATggatatcaaatttaaaaagttattatttttaacgatgcAGATGAATAATGccaatactttaataataaaagcttCACCAACAAAAATTGTCAACCTACAGTTATTCgctaat aTTATAACAATGTCTTACAATATCGTTTCCGTCATGCTGAAAACCacaagttaa
- the LOC132928404 gene encoding proteasome subunit beta type-3-like isoform X2: MSIMDYNGGALIGMKGKDCVAIATDKRFGIQAQTVSLDFTKVFQINPHTYMGFPGLATDIFTIYEKIMFRKRLYELKENRKISPKALASLVSNLLYENRFSPFFVEPMIVALDEVTLEPYMCDMDLIGCVNKSDNFVVGGTSTSQLYGLCEALWEPDMEEDQLFETISQALVSACNRDAISGWGAKVYIM; encoded by the exons ATG agtatTATGGACTATAATGGTGGCGCCTTAATTGGCATGAAAGGCAAAGACTGTGTTGCCATTGCAACTGATAAGCGATTTGGTATACAAGCCCAAACAGTCTCTCTTGATTTCAca aaagtttttcaaataaatccTCATACATATATGGGATTTCCTGGTTTAGCTACAGATATATTTAccatatatgaaaaaataatgttcagAAAAAGGTTATACGAATTAAAAGAAAATCGGAAAATTTCTCCTAAAGCACTAGCGTCTCTGGTCTCCAATTTGTTGTATGAAAACag GTTTTCACCATTCTTTGTCGAGCCAATGATTGTTGCTTTAGATGAAGTGACATTGGAACCATATATGTGTGACATGGATTTAATTGGATGTGTAAACAAGTCCGATAACTTTGTGGTTGGAGGTACTAGTACAAGCCAACTATATGGTCTTTGTGAAGCCCTTTGGGAGCCTGATATGGAAGAAGATCAACTATTTGAAACTATCTCACAAGCTTTGGTTAGTGCTTGCAATCGCGATGCTATTTCTGGTTGGGGTGCAAAAGTTTACATtat gtaa
- the LOC132928404 gene encoding proteasome subunit beta type-3-like isoform X1: MSIMDYNGGALIGMKGKDCVAIATDKRFGIQAQTVSLDFTKVFQINPHTYMGFPGLATDIFTIYEKIMFRKRLYELKENRKISPKALASLVSNLLYENRFSPFFVEPMIVALDEVTLEPYMCDMDLIGCVNKSDNFVVGGTSTSQLYGLCEALWEPDMEEDQLFETISQALVSACNRDAISGWGAKVYIINKDKIIVRDIKTRMD, from the exons ATG agtatTATGGACTATAATGGTGGCGCCTTAATTGGCATGAAAGGCAAAGACTGTGTTGCCATTGCAACTGATAAGCGATTTGGTATACAAGCCCAAACAGTCTCTCTTGATTTCAca aaagtttttcaaataaatccTCATACATATATGGGATTTCCTGGTTTAGCTACAGATATATTTAccatatatgaaaaaataatgttcagAAAAAGGTTATACGAATTAAAAGAAAATCGGAAAATTTCTCCTAAAGCACTAGCGTCTCTGGTCTCCAATTTGTTGTATGAAAACag GTTTTCACCATTCTTTGTCGAGCCAATGATTGTTGCTTTAGATGAAGTGACATTGGAACCATATATGTGTGACATGGATTTAATTGGATGTGTAAACAAGTCCGATAACTTTGTGGTTGGAGGTACTAGTACAAGCCAACTATATGGTCTTTGTGAAGCCCTTTGGGAGCCTGATATGGAAGAAGATCAACTATTTGAAACTATCTCACAAGCTTTGGTTAGTGCTTGCAATCGCGATGCTATTTCTGGTTGGGGTGCAAAAGTTTACATtat TAATAAAGACAAGATAATTGTGCGTGATATCAAGACACGAATGGATTAA
- the LOC132928401 gene encoding LOW QUALITY PROTEIN: probable ATP-dependent RNA helicase DDX23 (The sequence of the model RefSeq protein was modified relative to this genomic sequence to represent the inferred CDS: deleted 1 base in 1 codon), with product MDNSKNSSASPTPVSKSEKKEPLSLEELLAKKKAEELARSKPVFLTKEQRAAEALRKRQEESELVKKKQEEERKKRIEFLHQADGGHGSNNHRDDRDRDREHHRDRDRDRDRERERDKEHDRRERERKRDKKEEPEDKEQYKDKEKEQEAIRERYLGLTKKKRRVRRLNDRKFVFDWDASEDTSIDYNALYKERHQVQFFGRGNVAGIDIKAQKKDQSKFYGELMEKRRTEAEKEQEKVRLKKVKRKEDKQKWDDRHWSEKELDEMTERDWRIFREDYNITIKGGRIPEPIRKWKESTIKSEIMDIIEKVGYKDPTPIQRQAIPIGFQNRDIIGVAETGSGKTLAYLIPLIEWIQSLPKMERMEDVDQGPYSIILAPTRELAQQIEEETLKFGQPLGIRTVVVVGGLSREEQGFRLRLGCEIVIATPGRLIDVLENRYLVLNQCTYIVLDEADRMIDMGFEPDVQKILEYMPVTNLKPDNEDAEDESKLLANYYSKKKYRQTVMFTATMPPAVERLARTYLRRPAVVYIGSIGKPVERTEQIVHMMSENDKRKRLVEILSRKVDPPIIIFVNQKKGADVLAKGLEKLGYNACTLHGGKGQEQREFALASLKGGQKDILVATDVVGRGIDIKDVSMVINYDMAKSIEDYTHRIGRTGRAGKTGVAISFLTKDDSPLFYDLKQVIQASPVSTCPPELANHPEAQHKPGTVMMPKKRREEKIFA from the exons ATGGACAATAGCAAGAACTCTTCGGCCAGTCCGACGCCGGTGTCGAAGTCGGAGAAAAAAGAACCTCTGTCGCTTGAGGAACTTTTGGCCAAGAAGAAAGCTGAAGAGTTGGCAAGGAGCAAG CCTGTGTTTTTGACAAAAGAACAACGAGCCGCCGAAGCCTTGCGAAAGAGACAAGAAGAAAGTGAACTAGTGAAGAAGAAGCAAGAGGAGGAACGCAAGAAGCGCATAGAGTTCTTACACCAAGCGGACGGTGGACACGGCAGTAATAACCACAGGGATGATAG AGATCGTGACAGAGAGCACCATCGAGACAGAGATCGTGATCGAGACCGTGAACGCGAAAGGGATAAAGAACATGACCGTCGGGAACGAGAACGAAAAAGAGATAAAAAAGAAGAGCCTGAAGACAAGGAACAGTACAAAGATAAAGAGAAGGAACAGGAAGCCATACGGGAACGTTATTTAggtttaacc aaaaaaaaacgacgtgTGCGTCGCCTGAATGAtagaaaatttgtttttgactggGACGCATCTGAAGATACTTCAATTGATTATAACGCTCTATACAAGGAGCGTCATCAAGTGCAGTTTTTTGGTCGTGGTAATGTAGCAGGTATTGATATTAAAGCACAAAAAAAAGATCAGTCCAAATTTTATGGTGAACTCATGGAAAAACGTAGGACTGAAGCTGAGAAGGAGCAAGAAAAGGTAAGGCTGAAAAAAGTAAAACGAAAAGAAGATAAACAGAAATGGGACGACCGACATTGGTCAGAAAAAGAATTGGATGAAATGACTGAGAGGGATTGGAGAATATTTAGAGaagactataatataactattaaag gaGGTAGAATACCAGAACCTATTCGTAAATGGAAGGAGTCTACAATTAAAAGTGAGATTATGGACATCATTGAAAAAGTTGGTTACAAAGATCCTACACCTATTCAACGACAAGCTATTCCCATCGGTTTCCaa aatcgTGACATTATTGGTGTTGCTGAAACTGGTTCTGGTAAAACTTTGGCTTACCTTATACCGCTTATTGAATGGATTCAGTCTTTACCTAAAATGGAACGAATGGAAGATGTTGACCAA ggtccttattcaattatattggCACCAACCCGTGAATTAGCTCAACAGATAGAAGAAGAAACTTTAAAATTCGGACAGCCATTAGGTATCAGAACTGTAGTTGTTGTTGGTGGATTGTCTAGAGAAGAACAAGGATTTAGATTACGATTAGGATGTGAA ATTGTTATTGCAACACCTGGTCGTTTGATTGATGTTCTGGAAAACAGATATTTAGTTTTGAATCAATGCACGTATATAGTGTTAGATGAAGCTGACAGAATGATAGACATGGGTTTTGAACCAGATGTGCAAAAGATTTTGGAGTACATGCCAGTGACAAATTTGAAGCCAGATAATGAAGATGCTGAAGATGAATCCAAATTATTAGCAAATtattactcaaaaaaaaaatatagacaa ACTGTGATGTTTACGGCTACCATGCCTCCAGCTGTGGAGCGTTTAGCTCGTACATATTTACGTCGTCCTGCCGTTGTTTACATTGGATCAATTGGTAAACCTGTAGAACGTACAGAACAAATAGTCCATATGATGAGTGAAAACGATAAACGTAAAAGACTTGTTGAAATCCTCAGTCGTAAAGTTGATccaccaattattatatttgtcaacCAAAAGAAAGGTGCTGATGTGTTGGCTAAGGGTCTGGAGAAACTtggg TATAATGCGTGTACGCTCCATGGTGGTAAAGGACAAGAACAGAGAGAGTTTGCTCTGGCAAGTCTCAAAGGCGGTCAAAAAGATATTTTGGTTGCAACTGATGTGGTTGGTCGTGGTATTGATATCAAAGATGTGTCTATGGTAATTAATTATGACATGGCTAAATCCATTGAAG ATTATACTCATCGTATTGGACGTACTGGTCGTGCTGGAAAGACTGGAGTGgcaatttcatttttaacaaaagaTGATTCACCATTGTTTTATGATCTCAAACAAGTTATACAAGCTAGTCCAGTATCAACTTGTCCTCCAGAGTTAGCAAATCATCCAGAAGCACAACATAAACCCGGCACTGTAATGATGCCCAAAAAGAGACGAGAAGAGAAAATTTTTGcttga
- the LOC132928402 gene encoding F-actin-capping protein subunit beta, protein MSDIQMDCALDLMRRLPPQKIEKHLSDLIDLVPSLCEDLLSSVDQPLKIIRDKQVGKDFLLCDYNRDGDSYRSPWSNTYFPPLDDGAVPTEKLRKLEIDANMAFDQYREMYFEGGVSSVYLWDLDQGFAGVILIKKVGDGSKKVRGTWDSIHVVEVQEKNTGRNAHYKLTSTVMLWLQTNKAVSGSMSLAGSLTRQTEMDSPVSDSSPQIANIGRMVEDMENKMRNTLNEVYFGKTCDIMNGLRSVVPLNADDENKEALRQDLTAALQKRHTKSDAKDPTNPTSN, encoded by the exons ATG TCTGATATCCAAATGGACTGTGCACTAGATCTTATGCGGCGTTTACCGCCTCAAAAAATCGAAAAGCACTTGAGTGATCTCATCGACCTAGTTCCGAGTTTGTGTGAAGATCTATTGTCTTCTGTTGACCAACCACTAAAAATCATACGAGACAAGCAAGTGGGCAAAGATTTTTTACTCTGTGATTATAACAGAGACGGGGATTCATACAG ATCACCTTGGAGTAATACATATTTTCCACCGTTGGATGATGGTGCTGTTCCAACTGAAAAACTGCGCAAGCTTGAAATAGATGCTAATATGGCTTTTGATCAGTATAGAGAAATGTATTTTGAAGGTGGTGTGTCTTCTGTTTACTTGTGGGATTTAGACCAGGGTTTTGCcg gtgttaTATTGATCAAAAAAGTAGGTGATGGATCTAAGAAAGTACGGGGTACTTGGGATTCTATACATGTAGTGGAAGTGCAAGAAAAAAATACTGGACGTAACGCACATTATAAACTCACATCAACTGTTATGCTATGGTTACAGACTAATAAAGCTGTATCAGGTAGTATGAGCCTGGCAGGCAGTTTGACCAGGCAAACAGAAATGGACAGTCCAGTATCGGATTCTTCACCACAAATAGCTAATATTGGACGTATGGTTGAGGACATGGAGAATAAAATGCGTAATACTCTGAACGAAGTTTATTTTGGAAAAACATGTGATATAATGAATGGCTTGCGAAGTGTAGTGCCATTGAATGCTGATGATGAAAATAAAGAAGCCTTAAGACAAGATTTAACTGCTGCTTTACAGAAACGACATACCAAGTCTGATGCAAAAGATCCCACTAATCCAactagtaattag
- the LOC132928403 gene encoding gastrula zinc finger protein XlCGF49.1-like isoform X2, whose amino-acid sequence MKISKKTKKKEKKRPNKAALKVKKMVLEDVTEQTQLVSNNTESNEPQKIARTQFVCSYCSKTFKFQSLLMRHIIIHTNDKQFECIICASSFTQQTSLNDHLKIHTGEKSIECKICGLTFLKKSNLQTHEKTHTDKTFYPCEFCKKTFKHSCALVTHRRTHTGEKPYECDVCLKSFSKKYGLDVHYRIHTGERPYSCGSCESSFLTNSDLKRHMKRLHKS is encoded by the exons ATGAAAATAAgtaaaaagacaaaaaaaaaagaaaagaaaagaccTAACaag gcagcgttaaaagtaaaaaaaatggtacTGGAAGATGTGACAGAACAAACACAACTAGTTTCCAACAATACTGAATCCAATGAACCTCAAAAAATTGCACGCACACAATTTGTATGTTCTTATTGCTCTAAAACATTTAAGTTTCAATCTTTATTAATGAGAcacattataatacacacaaatGATAAACAATTTGAATGCATAATTTGTGCAAGTTCATTTACTCAACAAACGTCTTTAAATGATCACTTGAAAATACACACTGGTGAGAAATCTATTGAATGCAAAATTTGTGGCCtcacatttctaaaaaaatcaaacttacaAACGCACGAAAAAACACATACTGATAAAACTTTTTACCCGTGcgagttttgtaaaaaaacatttaagcaTTCATGTGCATTGGTTACTCATCGTAGGACTCACACCGGTGAAAAACCATATGAATGTGATGTGTGTTtgaaatcattttcaaaaaaatatgggTTAGATGTACACTATCGAATTCATACTGGTGAAAGACCATACTCATGTGGAAGTTGTGAGTCTTCATTCTTAACCAACAGTGATCTTAAAAGACATATGAAAAGATTGCACAAATCATAG
- the LOC132928403 gene encoding gastrula zinc finger protein XlCGF49.1-like isoform X1, translated as MAAIKEDSAIRIRKKKKTAKDTDTNTTILTSKTLSDAVDSSQLNRLMKISKKTKKKEKKRPNKAALKVKKMVLEDVTEQTQLVSNNTESNEPQKIARTQFVCSYCSKTFKFQSLLMRHIIIHTNDKQFECIICASSFTQQTSLNDHLKIHTGEKSIECKICGLTFLKKSNLQTHEKTHTDKTFYPCEFCKKTFKHSCALVTHRRTHTGEKPYECDVCLKSFSKKYGLDVHYRIHTGERPYSCGSCESSFLTNSDLKRHMKRLHKS; from the exons ATGGCTGCCATTAAAGAAGATAGTGCAATAAGGATACGTAAGAAAAAGAAAACAGCCAAAG atactgATACTAATACAACTATTCTTACTTCCAAAACTTTAAGCGATGCAGTTGATTCATCACA attgaaTAGATTGATGAAAATAAgtaaaaagacaaaaaaaaaagaaaagaaaagaccTAACaag gcagcgttaaaagtaaaaaaaatggtacTGGAAGATGTGACAGAACAAACACAACTAGTTTCCAACAATACTGAATCCAATGAACCTCAAAAAATTGCACGCACACAATTTGTATGTTCTTATTGCTCTAAAACATTTAAGTTTCAATCTTTATTAATGAGAcacattataatacacacaaatGATAAACAATTTGAATGCATAATTTGTGCAAGTTCATTTACTCAACAAACGTCTTTAAATGATCACTTGAAAATACACACTGGTGAGAAATCTATTGAATGCAAAATTTGTGGCCtcacatttctaaaaaaatcaaacttacaAACGCACGAAAAAACACATACTGATAAAACTTTTTACCCGTGcgagttttgtaaaaaaacatttaagcaTTCATGTGCATTGGTTACTCATCGTAGGACTCACACCGGTGAAAAACCATATGAATGTGATGTGTGTTtgaaatcattttcaaaaaaatatgggTTAGATGTACACTATCGAATTCATACTGGTGAAAGACCATACTCATGTGGAAGTTGTGAGTCTTCATTCTTAACCAACAGTGATCTTAAAAGACATATGAAAAGATTGCACAAATCATAG
- the LOC132930411 gene encoding uncharacterized protein LOC132930411: protein MDKSSKVDDDGQWKSLSKKLSLVFVQSVLTAVFVFVLMTAAYLLYLRYKSTAVQVKPIARRSFYDDSAPVVQIVNVTAREFCSVVSRDLHSLKQMGYVDDDSRVSKLLSLDLGGAQDVHYVFVNTTHVPWTVACSLESALGAIGHVGRVNVFVVNGMEFDRTDNKCGLTQPVSLLSSLVDLTAKYGNHRLNVLHVNLDDLLEFSPFQCMGLNRRPALAKFAVQLVLLWQFGGTVLDGDVVAIRGSVYRATDTAVEYGDWTVSSPYTCHPFVYDAMVCTKSYALLYRPFMADTSVKIFDKAVEWSGRGVSDVRQINENVICRDGLVGGHCYYVERADVDFIHRYCPVV, encoded by the exons ATGGACAAAAGCTCAAAAGTTGACGACGACGGTCAGTGGAAGTCGTTATCCAAAAAGCTGTCGCTCGTTTTCGTGCAGTCTGTCCTCACGGCAGTGTTCGTGTTCGTCCTGATGACTGCCGCGTACCTGCTGTACTTGCGATACAAGTCCACAGCGGTGCAGGTGAAACCAATTGCGCGCCGCTCTTTTTACGACGACTCGGCACCTGTGGTGCAGATCGTCAACGTCACTGCAAGAGAGTTTTGTTCGGTCGTTTCCAGGGACCTGCACTCGTTGAAGCAGATGGGCTACGTGGACGACGACAGCCGGGTGTCCAAGCTGCTGTCTCTGGACCTCGGCGGCGCCCAAGACGTGCACTACGTGTTCGTCAACACCACGCATGTACCGTGGACAGTCGCCTGTTCGCTGGAGTCAGCCCTGGGTGCTATTGGCCACGTCGGCCGAGTAAATGTGTTTGTCGTCAATGGAATGGAATTCGATCGAACCGATAACAAGTGCGGTCTGACGCAACCG GTATCGCTGTTGTCGAGCCTTGTCGACCTGACAGCCAAGTACGGCAACCACCGATTGAACGTGTTGCACGTAAACCTGGATGATTTGCTGGAGTTTTCGCCGTTCCAGTGTATGGGCCTAAACAGGCGTCCCGCGCTCGCCAAATTCGCGGTGCAGCTAGTACTACTTTGGCAATTCGGCGGCACCGTGCTGGACGGCGATGTGGTGGCAATCCGCGGATCCGTGTACCGTGCGACCGACACGGCAGTCGAGTACGGCGACTGGACCGTCAGTTCACCCTACACTTGCCACCCGTTCGTGTACGACGCTATGGTGTGTACCAAGAGTTACGCGTTACTTTACAGACCATTCATGGCCGACACCAGTGTCAAGATCTTTGATAAAGCGGTTGAATGGTCAGGACGCGGCGTCAGCGACGTCCGGCAGATCaatgaaaatgtaatttgtcGGGACGGCTTGGTCGGCGGGCACTGCTATTACGTAGAACGGGCCGACGTCGATTTCATTCACCGTTACTGCCCCGTCGTCtaa